From a region of the Citricoccus muralis genome:
- a CDS encoding serine hydrolase — translation MSWLPAVRALPLGDIPAAYPQLRFAVRFADGRYLEHDAGPPHPLAGTGKLWLACVVDAVAGRDPGLPGTTLTVTDRHRHAARTGTLRLMSGDLRLSVEDAMGLILGTGDGACVLALLELLAARGVVVLAEARAVAADLGRGATVFTGVESDGGAGSSNAVSWGEGMLGQTNPADLCALLSGPVARSERMLGWMRRTVEPAGLAGGLPGFGPRTVPHQTIAGGELLPTAGAGGADGEAGAPGCASVLVLPAGVVAAYHPSPQDGRRASGLEFSAALGTLGLAVWRRNTELTAG, via the coding sequence GTGAGCTGGCTGCCAGCCGTGCGTGCCCTGCCCCTCGGTGACATCCCGGCGGCGTACCCGCAGTTGCGCTTCGCCGTCCGGTTCGCGGACGGCCGGTACCTGGAGCACGACGCCGGCCCGCCCCATCCGCTGGCCGGTACCGGCAAACTGTGGCTGGCCTGCGTGGTGGACGCCGTGGCCGGGCGGGACCCCGGGCTGCCGGGCACGACGCTCACGGTGACCGACCGGCACCGCCACGCCGCCCGAACGGGCACCCTCCGCCTGATGTCGGGCGACCTGCGACTGAGCGTGGAGGACGCCATGGGGCTGATCCTCGGCACCGGCGACGGTGCCTGCGTGCTCGCCCTGCTGGAGCTGCTGGCCGCCCGGGGAGTGGTGGTGCTCGCCGAGGCCCGCGCCGTGGCGGCCGACCTCGGACGGGGCGCGACCGTGTTCACCGGGGTCGAGTCGGACGGTGGCGCGGGTTCGTCGAATGCGGTGAGCTGGGGCGAGGGGATGCTCGGGCAGACCAACCCCGCGGACCTGTGCGCCCTGCTGTCCGGTCCCGTGGCCCGGTCCGAGCGGATGCTGGGCTGGATGCGGCGGACCGTGGAGCCGGCCGGCCTGGCCGGCGGGCTGCCGGGCTTCGGTCCCCGCACCGTGCCGCATCAGACCATCGCCGGTGGGGAACTGCTTCCCACTGCCGGGGCAGGCGGAGCGGACGGCGAGGCCGGGGCACCCGGCTGCGCCTCCGTGCTCGTGCTGCCGGCCGGCGTCGTGGCGGCCTACCATCCGTCCCCCCAAGACGGTCGGCGGGCGTCCGGGCTGGAGTTCTCCGCCGCGCTGGGAACCCTGGGTCTGGCCGTCTGGAGGCGCAACACAGAGTTAACGGCAGGGTAA
- a CDS encoding serine hydrolase, translating to MDTAELHRRLTARAETLPFALHYAVEPLHPRPDAPAGPNTRGVPLTRITRGADMVVPSFSTRKVSILCATLALARAGRLDLEQRHTITEAHRDGVQAGIMRTLSAGIDLTLADCLTQMMCTSDNICTQLVFEALATGLRPRSSVGPSGILDDGRARNSEGERQEALQYVNDYCAWAGMRSTLHREVFPRTGGLAWHHPIDGLTVTTAADQARLLALIGSGAGEGSASVSAAARLQLLPDDCRRIIGLMKGIYTPRLGAATTRISFAEKNGRGLRSLSQVGLALDAQGAPLAAVAVYAETIPTALPNGVPGRNAVFTAFAEIGRAIEDWAMPVVIA from the coding sequence GTGGACACCGCCGAGTTGCACCGACGCCTGACCGCCCGGGCAGAGACCCTGCCGTTCGCGCTGCACTACGCCGTGGAGCCGTTGCATCCTCGACCGGACGCCCCTGCGGGTCCGAACACCCGTGGTGTCCCCCTCACCCGCATCACCCGGGGTGCCGACATGGTGGTCCCGTCCTTCTCCACGCGCAAGGTCAGCATCCTCTGCGCCACCCTCGCGCTCGCCCGAGCCGGCCGACTGGACCTCGAGCAGCGGCACACGATCACCGAGGCGCACCGCGACGGCGTGCAGGCCGGCATCATGCGCACCCTCAGCGCCGGGATCGACCTGACGCTGGCGGACTGCCTGACGCAGATGATGTGCACCTCGGACAACATCTGCACCCAGTTGGTCTTCGAGGCCCTCGCCACGGGGTTACGACCACGATCCTCGGTGGGTCCATCGGGGATTCTCGACGACGGGCGTGCTCGTAACTCGGAGGGCGAGCGACAGGAGGCCTTGCAGTACGTCAACGACTACTGCGCCTGGGCTGGGATGCGATCGACCCTCCACCGGGAGGTCTTCCCGCGCACCGGCGGCCTCGCCTGGCACCACCCGATCGACGGGCTCACCGTCACGACGGCCGCCGACCAGGCCCGCCTGCTCGCGTTGATCGGCTCCGGCGCCGGTGAGGGGTCAGCCTCCGTCAGCGCCGCCGCCCGACTCCAGCTCCTCCCCGACGACTGCCGCCGGATCATCGGTCTCATGAAGGGCATCTACACCCCGCGCCTCGGAGCGGCGACCACGCGTATCAGTTTTGCGGAGAAGAACGGCCGCGGCCTGCGGTCGCTGTCCCAGGTGGGGCTCGCACTGGACGCACAGGGGGCGCCGCTGGCCGCCGTCGCCGTCTACGCCGAGACCATCCCCACCGCCCTGCCGAACGGGGTGCCGGGCCGCAACGCCGTCTTCACGGCCTTCGCCGAGATCGGCCGCGCGATCGAGGACTGGGCTATGCCCGTGGTCATTGCGTGA